A stretch of Mauremys reevesii isolate NIE-2019 linkage group 25, ASM1616193v1, whole genome shotgun sequence DNA encodes these proteins:
- the LOC120391024 gene encoding zinc finger protein 883-like isoform X1, whose protein sequence is MCTLKGTGSKGKPLVLLCDKGVGLLARAVMGKCPRMSCRNGEHGLDWPPTQLGTGVIQPQSGQVLQQLERLRSALCGGERVNESLHPNWGQAEGLPALPAQGQVSECLDSLISADGIMSEKEAESPLQGGPEEGAKPKGNITQEVGSDSPGGSELLGGNDREQQLLGRSPLWGRGLQSKEKRYNCTDCNKSFSQSSHLIRHQGTHTGERPYKCSDCGKSFTQNSNLAQHQRVHTGERPYQCLDCDKSFTQSSHLTEHQRVHQGVKPYKCTNCNKSFSQSSHLLRHQGTHTGERPYKCPDCGKSFSQNSNLVQHQRIHTGERPYKCGECGKSFSWSSNLIEHQRVHTGERPDKCPDCGKSFTRSSALIQHRRIHKGLRPYKCTQCGKSFNKSSHLIRHQGTHAAGELPCTCTSCGKSFTRSIQQRPRPHHCAECETRFSRIAGCQPRADVAVKPYKCGECGRSFGRSSYLVQHQRIHTVDRPYKCGDCGKGFGVSAHLTRHQLSHAGDRLYRCPQCGKTFGESTKLLSHAGERPYQCPDCEKSFCKSSHLVSHQRTHTGERPYRCTICGKSFCQSSHLIRHQGTHTGERPYKCSNCEKSFTQSSNLAQHQRIHTGERPYQCTDCGKSFSWSSNLIEHQRTHLAQKP, encoded by the exons ATGTGCacccttaaaggcacaggcagcaAGGGAAAGCCCCTAGTATTGCTGTGTGATAAAGGGGTGGGATTGCTGGCCCGGGCTGTGATGGGAAAGTGCCCCAGGATGTCCTGCAGGAACGGGGAACATGGATTGGACTGGCCCCCCACACAGCTGGGAACAGGAGTGATACAACCACAGAGTGGCCAAGTCCTCCAGCAGCTAGAGAGGCTCAGAAGTGCCCTGTGTGGGGGGGAGCGTGTTAACGAGAGCCTTCATCCGAACTGGGGCCAGGCTGAGGGGCTCCCTGCACTGCCTGCACAGG GTCAAGTGAGTGAGTGCCTGGATTCTCTTATTTCAGCAGATGGGATCATGAGTGAGAAGGAGGCGGAGAGCCCTCTGCAGGGAGGTCCTGAGGAAGGGGCTAAACCCAAAGGGAACATCACCCAGGAAGTCGGCTCAGACAGTCCTGGCGGGTCGGAGTTGCTGGGGGGAAACgacagagagcagcagctacTGGGCAGATCCCCCCTCTGGGGGAGAGGGCTCCAATCCAAAGAGAAACGCTACAATTGCACTGACTGTAACAAGAGCTTCAGCCAGAGCTCCCACCTCATCCGGCACCAGGGCACCCACACGGGCGAGCGCCCCTACAAGTGCTCTGACTGTGGGAAGAGTTTCACCCAGAACTCCAACCTTGCCCAGCACCAGCGGGTACACACAGGCGAGCGCCCCTACCAGTGCCTCGACTGCGACAAAAGCTTCACCCAGAGCTCCCACCTGACGGAGCACCAGCGCGTGCACCAGGGTGTCAAGCCCTACAAGTGCACCAACTGCAACAAGAGCTTCAGCCAGAGTTCCCACCTCCTGCGGCACCAGGGCACCCACACAGGCGAGCGCCCCTACAAGTGCCCTGActgcgggaagagcttcagccAAAACTCCAACCTGGTGCagcaccagcgcatccacacgGGTGAGCGCCCCTACAAGTGCGGagagtgtgggaagagcttcagctGGAGCTCCAACCTCATTGAGCACCAGCGCGTGCACACGGGCGAGCGGCCAGACAAGTGCCCCgactgtgggaagagcttcacCCGCAGCTCTGCACTCATCCAACACCGACGCATCCACAAGGGGCTGAGGCCCTACAAGTGCACgcagtgtgggaagagcttcaacAAGAGCTCCCACCTCATCCGGCACCAGGGCACCCATGCCGCTGGAGAGCTGCCCTGCACATGCACCAGTTGTGGGAAGAGCTTCACCCGGAGCATCCAGCAGAGGCCACGGCCACACCACTGTGCTGAGTGTGAGACACGCTTCTCCCGCATTGCTGGCTGCCAGCCACGAGCTGATGTGGCAGTGAAGCCCTACAAGTGCGGGGAGTGTGGTAGGAGCTTCGGGCGCAGCTCGTACCTGGTGCagcaccagcgcatccacacgGTCGACAGACCCTACaagtgcggggactgtgggaaggGCTTCGGGGTCAGTGCCCACCTCACCCGGCACCAGCTCAGCCATGCAGGTGACCGGCTGTACCGATGTCCCCAGTGTGGAAAGACCTTTGGGGAGAGCACAAAGCTGCTGAGCCATGCGGGTGAGCGTCCCTACCAGTGCCCTGACTGTGAGAAGAGCTTCTGCAAAAGTTCTCACCTGGTCAgccaccagcgcacccacacTGGAGAGCGGCCCTACCGCTGCACCATCTGTGGCAAAAGCTTCTGCCAGAGCTCCCACCTCATCCGGCACCAGGGCACCCACACGGGGGAGCGCCCCTACAAGTGCTCCAACTGTGAGAAGAGCTTCACCCAGAGCTCCAACCTCGCCCAACACCAGCGCATCCACACGGGGGAGCGCCCCTACCAGTGCACTGATTGCGGGAAGAGCTTCAGCTGGAGCTCCAACCTCATAGAGCACCAGAGAACCCACCTAGCACAGAAACCCTGA
- the LOC120391024 gene encoding zinc finger protein 883-like isoform X2 yields MSEKEAESPLQGGPEEGAKPKGNITQEVGSDSPGGSELLGGNDREQQLLGRSPLWGRGLQSKEKRYNCTDCNKSFSQSSHLIRHQGTHTGERPYKCSDCGKSFTQNSNLAQHQRVHTGERPYQCLDCDKSFTQSSHLTEHQRVHQGVKPYKCTNCNKSFSQSSHLLRHQGTHTGERPYKCPDCGKSFSQNSNLVQHQRIHTGERPYKCGECGKSFSWSSNLIEHQRVHTGERPDKCPDCGKSFTRSSALIQHRRIHKGLRPYKCTQCGKSFNKSSHLIRHQGTHAAGELPCTCTSCGKSFTRSIQQRPRPHHCAECETRFSRIAGCQPRADVAVKPYKCGECGRSFGRSSYLVQHQRIHTVDRPYKCGDCGKGFGVSAHLTRHQLSHAGDRLYRCPQCGKTFGESTKLLSHAGERPYQCPDCEKSFCKSSHLVSHQRTHTGERPYRCTICGKSFCQSSHLIRHQGTHTGERPYKCSNCEKSFTQSSNLAQHQRIHTGERPYQCTDCGKSFSWSSNLIEHQRTHLAQKP; encoded by the coding sequence ATGAGTGAGAAGGAGGCGGAGAGCCCTCTGCAGGGAGGTCCTGAGGAAGGGGCTAAACCCAAAGGGAACATCACCCAGGAAGTCGGCTCAGACAGTCCTGGCGGGTCGGAGTTGCTGGGGGGAAACgacagagagcagcagctacTGGGCAGATCCCCCCTCTGGGGGAGAGGGCTCCAATCCAAAGAGAAACGCTACAATTGCACTGACTGTAACAAGAGCTTCAGCCAGAGCTCCCACCTCATCCGGCACCAGGGCACCCACACGGGCGAGCGCCCCTACAAGTGCTCTGACTGTGGGAAGAGTTTCACCCAGAACTCCAACCTTGCCCAGCACCAGCGGGTACACACAGGCGAGCGCCCCTACCAGTGCCTCGACTGCGACAAAAGCTTCACCCAGAGCTCCCACCTGACGGAGCACCAGCGCGTGCACCAGGGTGTCAAGCCCTACAAGTGCACCAACTGCAACAAGAGCTTCAGCCAGAGTTCCCACCTCCTGCGGCACCAGGGCACCCACACAGGCGAGCGCCCCTACAAGTGCCCTGActgcgggaagagcttcagccAAAACTCCAACCTGGTGCagcaccagcgcatccacacgGGTGAGCGCCCCTACAAGTGCGGagagtgtgggaagagcttcagctGGAGCTCCAACCTCATTGAGCACCAGCGCGTGCACACGGGCGAGCGGCCAGACAAGTGCCCCgactgtgggaagagcttcacCCGCAGCTCTGCACTCATCCAACACCGACGCATCCACAAGGGGCTGAGGCCCTACAAGTGCACgcagtgtgggaagagcttcaacAAGAGCTCCCACCTCATCCGGCACCAGGGCACCCATGCCGCTGGAGAGCTGCCCTGCACATGCACCAGTTGTGGGAAGAGCTTCACCCGGAGCATCCAGCAGAGGCCACGGCCACACCACTGTGCTGAGTGTGAGACACGCTTCTCCCGCATTGCTGGCTGCCAGCCACGAGCTGATGTGGCAGTGAAGCCCTACAAGTGCGGGGAGTGTGGTAGGAGCTTCGGGCGCAGCTCGTACCTGGTGCagcaccagcgcatccacacgGTCGACAGACCCTACaagtgcggggactgtgggaaggGCTTCGGGGTCAGTGCCCACCTCACCCGGCACCAGCTCAGCCATGCAGGTGACCGGCTGTACCGATGTCCCCAGTGTGGAAAGACCTTTGGGGAGAGCACAAAGCTGCTGAGCCATGCGGGTGAGCGTCCCTACCAGTGCCCTGACTGTGAGAAGAGCTTCTGCAAAAGTTCTCACCTGGTCAgccaccagcgcacccacacTGGAGAGCGGCCCTACCGCTGCACCATCTGTGGCAAAAGCTTCTGCCAGAGCTCCCACCTCATCCGGCACCAGGGCACCCACACGGGGGAGCGCCCCTACAAGTGCTCCAACTGTGAGAAGAGCTTCACCCAGAGCTCCAACCTCGCCCAACACCAGCGCATCCACACGGGGGAGCGCCCCTACCAGTGCACTGATTGCGGGAAGAGCTTCAGCTGGAGCTCCAACCTCATAGAGCACCAGAGAACCCACCTAGCACAGAAACCCTGA